One Heyndrickxia oleronia genomic window, TGATCGTAGTATCATTCATAGCAGGACTTATTTCCGCTGCAGCCAATGTCGCATTATCTAAAACAGCAGAGAGCATATTAATCCAATACATAATTAAAGGACTTAAATCAAGTAAGTACGCTTCAATAAATGGTTCAAAACCAGCACCAAGAAATGTTAAAGCCATTACAAATAAATAAATCTTTAAACTGCGAATAATAATCTCCGCATAGGACTCAGTCTGTGTGCCTGTATCTGCTTTTACACTACCCGTTTCATTCTCTTTAGATCCTGCTAATTCACTTGCGGCAGCTATTTCAGATTTCCAGGCAGGTTCATTTAATCTACCACCCGGTTTCACTGCAAAAGCGGCGATAATTCCAAAAACAATCACTGCTGGAATAACAGAAGTTCCAACTAATTTAAGGAGATAAAAGAAATCTTCATCCAATTTACTTACAACAATTGTAGAAAGTGGTTCACCAATTGGAGTTAACACTGCCCCCAGACCGATTGCAAAACATGCTAACACAACGAGACGAATCTCGGATTTTCGGTCCAGTCGTAATACACTAATGACAGCAACTAGGATGATAGCAGCTACAATGGCTGTAATAATACTTGATACAATTCCAAGAACGATGACAAAAAGGGCAATAAATAAGCGATATGGCATTACTGAGCTAATCCACAGGATTCCTTTCTCAATCGGTCGTTGGAACCAGCGAAAAACTAATCCGGCTATGAGTACTGCAAGAGTAATATTAATCGGATGGATGATTGCTTCCTTAACAAGTGACCATGAGTAAACTTGGCTTACAATAACAGCTAATATTCCCATTATAAATAAAAATATTTCTAAATTTCGTTCAACAAATTTAGTAAAGGGTAATATTAAAACAAGTAACAATATAATGGATAATCCAATAATCATTGATACATCTCCTCCTTGTATTTTATAATTGATAATTTTGATGATTCTGTAATTTAAAAAAGGCATTAGGTACCTAGTTATTTAATCATCTTCAATGAAAACTCAAAAAAGCCTGTCACAAAAGGGACATACTTATCCCTTGGTGACAGGCTCCTCCAAAAAAATTTATCTATTAAATTATCAATTATAAATCAAAAATTTGTAATCTATAATTTAGTATATCATAAATACATGCTTTTTGACTAGATAACTTCTAAAAAAATTTTTCAACAAATAGCAAATAGTAATAATGAACAAAGGCTTATGTAATAAAACCAATCTATATATACTTAAATTTAAATATGAATTTTCTAAAAATAGCCATCCTTTTATTTTACCTTATATTAAAGAATAAAGCTAATAAACAAATGAAACTATCCTTCCTTTTCTGTGTTTATCTTGAATAATTGGTGACAATTCTCTCTCTTTATTCATGAACTTTATGTGAAGTCACAATCATTCTACAGATAAATTTAATAAAACATATTAAGATGATTTCAAATTAGCTTTCAGAATTTTATCTTTAATTGAAAGGAGTTTTTTTATGAAAATGAAATGGTTAATCTATTTAGCGATGTTTGCTATATTGACTGTACTTTCAGGCTGTGAACCTTTAATGGTACTAGATCCTAAAGGACCTCAAGCTAAAACACAAGCTAATGACATTATGATTTCTATATTCATTATGTCATTTATTGTCATTGTAGTTTTTGGTCTTCTGCTTTTTATGCTAATTAAATTCCGAGCTTCTAAGCAAAGCAAGGATTATGAGCCACCACATATTGAGGGAAACCCGATTGTAGAAGCAATCTGTGTTGGAGTACCAGTCATCATTGTTATTGTTCTTTCAATCATGTCGGTTAAATCCAATTATAAAGTAGAGGCGACTCCAAAAGGCTATGGAGATCAAGAGCCATTAATCATATACGCGGCAACCTCCAATTGGAAATGGCATTTTAGTTACCCAGAGGAGGATATCGAAACGGTAAACTACCTTTATATTCCAACGAATCGTCCGATTGAATTTCGATTATATTCATATGGGCCAATTACTAGCTTTTGGATTCCTCAACTTGGTGGTCAGAAATATGCAATGTCCGATATGGTCAATACTTTACATTTAGCTGCCGATGTTCCTGGTGAGTACATGGGACGTAATGCCAACTTCAGTGGGAAAGGCTTTGCTGAAAACACATTCAATGTCAAAGCCATGTCGAAAGAAAAATATGATGAGTGGGTAGAAGAAGTGAAGAAAACAGCCAAACCTCTAACTGAAGAAAAATTTGATGAGCTGTTAGAACCAGGTCATGTGGGTCAATCCACGTTCACCGGTACTCATTTAGATTATGCACCTGCTCCAGAAGGGGAAAATGCTGGTCATCATCATGGCTCTAACACGAAAAATCATTCTGATGAGACTGAGGAAGAAAATCATGATAACCATTAAACAAATAATTCATGATTTACGCCCCCCTTACCTATAAAGCTGTTTAAACTTAAATTTCTTTACTTCTAGAATTTGATCTTGAAAGGAGTTAAAAAGGATGGACTTTTTTGATAGATTTGCCATACCACATCCTAGTTTAGCAATCTATGTTTCTATGGTAGCAATTGGTCTTACAGTTATAGCAATTCTCGTAGGATTGACCTATTTTAAAAAATGGGGTTATCTATGGCGTGAGTGGCTAACGACAGTGGATCATAAACGAATTGGAATAATGTATTTAATTTCTGCTTTACTCATGTTATTCCGTGGTGGAGTAGATGCAATCATGATGCGTGCGCAACTTGCCGTACCTGATAACAAATTATTAGACGCTCAGCATTACAACGAAATTTTTACTACGCACGGAATTGTAATGATTATCTTTATGGCAATGCCCTTCATTATGGCTTTAATGAACTTTGTCGTCCCATTACAAATTGGTGCTCGCGATGTTGCATTTCCACGTTTAAATGCTTTAAGTTTCTGGTTATTCTTTATGGGGGCAATGTTATTCAATATATCATTTGTTGTCGGGGGTTCTCCTGATGCGGGTTGGACTTCTTATTTCCCACTAGCGGGAACTGAATTTAGTGAATCTGTTGGCTCAAACTACTATATGATCGCTATACAAATTGCTGGACTCGGAACATTAATGACAGGAATTAACTTTATTACAACAATCTTAAAAATGAGAGCACCAGGAATGACATTAATGAAGATGCCGATGTTTACTTGGTCTACCTTAATAACGAATGCAATTATTGTTTTTGCCTTTCCTGTTTTAACAGTATTACTTTTAATGGGAACGATGGATCGATTATTTGCAACAAACTTCTTTACAACGACAAACGGTGGTATGGATATGCTATGGGCTAACCTATTTTGGGTATGGGGACATCCTGAAGTATATATCTTAATTTTACCGGCATTTGGAATCTATAGTGAAATTATTTCAACGTTTGCGCGCCGAAACTTATATGGTTATAAATCGATGGTTGCTTCCATGGTAATTATCTCCCTTCTCTCATTTTTAGTATGGGCACATCATTTCTTTACAATGGGTCAAGGGGCACTAGCAAATAGCATTTTCTCAATTACAACGATGGCGATAGCTGTTCCAACAGGTATTAAAATCTTCAACTGGTTGTTTACACTTTGGAAAGGGAAAATCACGGTGACTACACCTATGCTGTATTCACTTCTATTCTTACCGATTTTTACTATCGGTGGTGTAACAGGGGTTATGCTAGGAATGTCAGCTGCAGATTATCAATACCATAATACAATGTTCTTGGTTGCACATTTCCATATGGTTATCATTCCTGGTGTGGTATTCGCGATGCTTGCAGGACTTACTTATTACTGGCCAAAAATGTTTGGCTTTATGCTCAACGAAAGAATTGGAAAATGGGCAGCATCAATCATCGGAATTAGTACTCTAGTAGCGTTTATGCCAATGTTCTTTAGCGGATTAGACGGGCAAGCGCGACGCATGTACACTTATTCAGCATCCACTGGATTTGGCCCTTTAAATATGATCTCATTTATCGGAGCATTAGGACTTGCCGCTGGTTTCATTTTAATTGTTTATAATATCTACTACAGTACTCGTTACGCAACAAGAGATATCGGCTCAGACCCATGGAATGCACGTTCTCTTGAATGGGCTACACATACTCCTGTACCAGAATACAATTTTGCCATTTTGCCGCAAGTTCAATCAAATGAAGCATTTTGGGATTCAAAGAAAAATAAGTACTCCTTATTTAATGGAAAATATGAAAAAATTCACATGCCAAATAAAAGTGGTTTACCATTTATCATGGCTAGCATCTTTTTTGTCTGGGGTTTTACATTTGTATTTAGTATCTGGATTCCATTAATTTTAACAACAATAGGTATTTTTGCTTGTATGGCTTACCGCTCATTTGAGAAAGACCATGGTCACTATATTGATGTTGCAGAAATTATTGAAACAGAAAATAAATTGGGAGGTATAAAAAAATGAAAATAGATCACTCACTCCCTCTTGAATATCGAACGGAAGAAAATCGCTTAAAAATTATTGGCTTTTGGATATTCTTAGGCGCTGAGGTGATGCTATTTGCAACACTTTTCGCCTCATACTTTACATTATATAATCGAACCGGAAATGGTCCTAGTGGTGCAGAGATATTCGATATTACACCTGTACTAATTGAAACAATTTTACTTTTAACAAGTAGTTTTGTAATAGGATTAGGAATCCACGCAATGCGGATCAATAATAAGAAAGCGATGATCATCTTCTTTACGATCACACTTCTCCTTGGATTGGGATTCTTAGGTTTTGAAATTTATGAATTTATACATTACGTACACATTGGAGCAGGATTACAAACAAGTGCATTTACTGCAATACTTTTAACCACACTTGGCACACATGGAGCGCATGTTACATTTGGATTATTCTGGGGACTATTTATCATTTTACAGGTAAAAAAGAATGGAATAAATTCAGAAACAGCGAATAAGTCATTTATCTTCTCCCTTTACTGGCATTTCCTAGATGTCGTTTGGATCTTTATATTCAGCTTCATCTATTTGAAAGGAATGATGTGAACATGAAGGAATTATTTCCAATGAAACAAGTCATGGGGTTTGTCTTTTCTTTACTATTAACTACTGTTGCACTTGCAGTTTACTTTCTTGATTTGTCATTCTCTGTCGGCATGACAATCCTTCTCCTAACAGCATTTATACAAGCAGCCGTACAATTGGTCGTCTTTATGCATGCAGGTGAAACAGAAGATAAAAAGCCAATTTATATAAATATTTATTATGGAGTGTTTATTGCACTAGTTACTATCTTCGGGACATTATTGTGTATGGTATGGGGTTATATTTAATAAGAAACATTCCTAATAACATTAACGTATCCTATTTTGAAATACAAAATTTACATTTGTATTAATAAAAGGTTTGCAGTTCAATGTTAAGTAGTTCCGATAACTAGAGAAAATCTAAAAACGCAGCCAAAATAATATACGAATTCGTCATATAAAGAACAAGTAAATTTACAATTCAAATAGCTAAAAAAAGCTTGGGAAACATCCCAAGCTTTTTTTCATTTATATACTGTTCTGTTCATCTAAAGAACTCGTTTGTTTAAGTACATAATTTCACAGACCTTTTTCGGAAATTGGCTTAGTTACTATTTATTGTTGTTTTCTTTTTATAAACATTAGAGGTACACTAAAAGATGTTT contains:
- the qoxB gene encoding cytochrome aa3 quinol oxidase subunit I gives rise to the protein MDFFDRFAIPHPSLAIYVSMVAIGLTVIAILVGLTYFKKWGYLWREWLTTVDHKRIGIMYLISALLMLFRGGVDAIMMRAQLAVPDNKLLDAQHYNEIFTTHGIVMIIFMAMPFIMALMNFVVPLQIGARDVAFPRLNALSFWLFFMGAMLFNISFVVGGSPDAGWTSYFPLAGTEFSESVGSNYYMIAIQIAGLGTLMTGINFITTILKMRAPGMTLMKMPMFTWSTLITNAIIVFAFPVLTVLLLMGTMDRLFATNFFTTTNGGMDMLWANLFWVWGHPEVYILILPAFGIYSEIISTFARRNLYGYKSMVASMVIISLLSFLVWAHHFFTMGQGALANSIFSITTMAIAVPTGIKIFNWLFTLWKGKITVTTPMLYSLLFLPIFTIGGVTGVMLGMSAADYQYHNTMFLVAHFHMVIIPGVVFAMLAGLTYYWPKMFGFMLNERIGKWAASIIGISTLVAFMPMFFSGLDGQARRMYTYSASTGFGPLNMISFIGALGLAAGFILIVYNIYYSTRYATRDIGSDPWNARSLEWATHTPVPEYNFAILPQVQSNEAFWDSKKNKYSLFNGKYEKIHMPNKSGLPFIMASIFFVWGFTFVFSIWIPLILTTIGIFACMAYRSFEKDHGHYIDVAEIIETENKLGGIKK
- the qoxD gene encoding cytochrome aa3 quinol oxidase subunit IV; amino-acid sequence: MKELFPMKQVMGFVFSLLLTTVALAVYFLDLSFSVGMTILLLTAFIQAAVQLVVFMHAGETEDKKPIYINIYYGVFIALVTIFGTLLCMVWGYI
- the qoxA gene encoding cytochrome aa3 quinol oxidase subunit II produces the protein MKMKWLIYLAMFAILTVLSGCEPLMVLDPKGPQAKTQANDIMISIFIMSFIVIVVFGLLLFMLIKFRASKQSKDYEPPHIEGNPIVEAICVGVPVIIVIVLSIMSVKSNYKVEATPKGYGDQEPLIIYAATSNWKWHFSYPEEDIETVNYLYIPTNRPIEFRLYSYGPITSFWIPQLGGQKYAMSDMVNTLHLAADVPGEYMGRNANFSGKGFAENTFNVKAMSKEKYDEWVEEVKKTAKPLTEEKFDELLEPGHVGQSTFTGTHLDYAPAPEGENAGHHHGSNTKNHSDETEEENHDNH
- a CDS encoding DUF1646 family protein is translated as MIIGLSIILLLVLILPFTKFVERNLEIFLFIMGILAVIVSQVYSWSLVKEAIIHPINITLAVLIAGLVFRWFQRPIEKGILWISSVMPYRLFIALFVIVLGIVSSIITAIVAAIILVAVISVLRLDRKSEIRLVVLACFAIGLGAVLTPIGEPLSTIVVSKLDEDFFYLLKLVGTSVIPAVIVFGIIAAFAVKPGGRLNEPAWKSEIAAASELAGSKENETGSVKADTGTQTESYAEIIIRSLKIYLFVMALTFLGAGFEPFIEAYLLDLSPLIMYWINMLSAVLDNATLAAAEISPAMNDTTIKDILMGLLISGGMLIPGNIPNIIAAGKLKITSGEYARFAFPIGLAAMVLYFVIILITDILF
- the qoxC gene encoding cytochrome aa3 quinol oxidase subunit III; translation: MKIDHSLPLEYRTEENRLKIIGFWIFLGAEVMLFATLFASYFTLYNRTGNGPSGAEIFDITPVLIETILLLTSSFVIGLGIHAMRINNKKAMIIFFTITLLLGLGFLGFEIYEFIHYVHIGAGLQTSAFTAILLTTLGTHGAHVTFGLFWGLFIILQVKKNGINSETANKSFIFSLYWHFLDVVWIFIFSFIYLKGMM